AGTAAAAAAGAGAGTGGAGATGAATCTAAAAAGTGATAAGATAGGGTTTATCGTCAACCCCGTGGCTGGCATAGGCGGTAGAGTGGGGCTAAAGGGTTCTGATGGAGAACACATTGTGGAGAAAGCCCTTGAGTTAGGCGCAAAGCCAGTAGCACCACAAAGGGCTAAAGAGTTTCTGAGCGAACTCAAACGGTTAGGGGTTACTCCACAGCTAGTAGGCTACGATGGAGAGATGGGTGGCGATGAAGCCAGAGAAGTGGGGTTTGATTTTAAAGCCTTGAGTCCGGTTAAGCGCTCCAAGACTACGGCTGAGGATACGAAATCTGCCGTAAAAGACTGTGTGAATGATGGCGCTTGTTTGATTGTCTTCGTAGGTGGGGACGGAACAGCAAGAGATGTTTTGGACGCTATCAAGGAGGGGGTGCCTGTGATTGGTGTACCATCGGGTGTTAAGATGTATTCAGCTGTCTTTGCATCTACGCCTAGAGGGGCTGCAAGATTGGTTTACGAGTATCTGAGGGGTAGAGTGGCTGCTAGGTTAAGTGAGGTTCTTGATGTTGATGAGGAGAAGTATAGGTTAGGCGTGCTTTCAATCAAACTTTACGGTTATCTTCTAACATTATCAGACCCCATTCTTCTCCAAGCATCAAAGATGCCCACTATGATTACTGAGGATGAGTTGGAGAACCAGAAGGCGATAGCGAGAAGGCTCGTCAAAGAAATGAGTGATGACGTGATCTATATACTTGGCTCTGGGACTACTACAAAAGCCATCGCTGATCTGCTCGGTCTTCCAAAGACTCTTCTTGGCGTTGATGTGATAAAGAAGGACAGAGTTATTGTAAATGATGCTAACGAAGCACAGATTCTTGAGGCGATAAGGGGGAAGAAGGCTAAGATAATCGTTTCACCAATAGGGCGGCAAGGCTACATTTTTGGGCGAGGAAACCAGCAGATAAGCCCAGAGGTCATAAGAGCGGTTGGCAGAAGCGGGATTATAGTAATAGCAACAAGGGGAAAGGTAGCTACGCTAGACTCTTTAAGAGTAGACACGGGAGACCCCCAACTAGATCAGCATCTAGAGGGCTACTATCAAGTTATAGTCGATTATAACGAGAGCCAAGTCCTAAGGTGTATCGCATAAAGTTATAAAACCATCAGATTTAACCACAAGGTTAGGCGCAGAATCGGTTGGCTGATCTAAGCCAGTCACTTAAAGAGGCCTTAAAGTCTATTCGCAGACCGACAATAAGCTCTAGAACCATCTTACTCACCCTCGCTTTAGTGGCGGTCTTTTCAATAGCCCTCTCCCTCAGAATATACCCAGCAAGATACGGCTACTACCTCCACGAATACGACCCCTACTTCGACTACTACGCAACAAACCATCTAGTAGAGGGGGTTAAGGCGAGGGGTCTAGACGGCTTAGCCGAGTATTTTAAATGGAGAGATTACAGCACGTGGTTCCCCGAGGGGAGGGATGTTGCTTCAAGCTCCCAGGTTGGGCTGCACTTCTCAGGAGCGATCCTCTACCTCATAGCAACAGAAATATTCAACATACAGATCAGCCTCTACGACTTCCTAGTAATTCTGCCAGTCTTCTTGGGCGCGTTCACTACTCTGATCATGTTTCTGCTCGTCAAGAGATTTGCTGGTGCTGGAGGCGGGCTCCTAGCAGCGCTCTTCTTCGCAACCTCACCACCTATACTTGGGCGTGGAAGCCTAGGCTGGTTCAAGTCAGAGCCGCTTGCGCTCTTCCTCGCATTATCAGCCACCTACCTCTATCTCACAATCTACGATTCAAATGTTAAGATGAGGGGGGTTATGTGGCGGGCTGGCTTGGCTGGCATTCTGCTAGGCTACGCTAACACCTGCTGGGGAGGAGCACAATACTTCGGTATAGTGTTTGGGCTCTTCTTCATAGTAGCCTCGCTACTTAAATTCGACTTAGAGAAGACCACATACTCTGGAGGACTTCTAGTATCCTTAACACTCATCTTCAGCTCGATCTTCCCAAGACCAGGCCCATCCTTTATCCTGAACCCTATAGGTATACTGCTTATCGTTGGGTATCTTTTTAACTTAATAGCATATAGGCTTGCTTCTGTTCAGGAGAAGATGTTTTTACGAAGCTCCTTAAAGGCGGTCTTTACGCTGCTTCTGGCTGGTCTACTCGTTGTGAGCTTCGGCGTGGTTTCGGCTGTTAGTGGTAGATACCTTACGGTAGTCTACCTGTTCTATAGAAGTGGTAATCCTCTTGTCGAATCTGTGGCCGAGCACTTTGTGCCTACGCACCTAGAGTATTTCACATCTTATGGCTTGCTCTTGTTCTTAGCCGTCTTCGGCGTTTACATCGCGTTTAGGCGTAGAAGCCCTGCTACCGTTTTAGCTCTAATTCTGGGCATATCAGGAGTTTATGTTGCGTCTTCATTCTCTCGACTTATGGTCTACTCAACACTAGCTTTAGCAATTTTGGGGGCTATAGGTTTGGTTGAGCTATCTTCATCTGTTTTGAGATCACATATGGTTGCGGGTAAGAAGGCGTTTCTACACGAGGTTAGGGGTGATGTTAAGATCGCCTACTCCATCTTACTCATCGGGCTCCTAACGCTGCCTATGGTATACCCTGTTGGTGCTAGTTGGCGGGATGCTGCAGATTCGCCTGTGAGCATAGCGAACGCTGGCACAAGCTTCAAAGTAGAACTTTCGGATTGGCGTGAAGCCCTAGCTTGGATTAAAGATAATACTCCTGAAGATGCTGTTATAATTGCTTGGTGGGACTACGGATACTGGATAACGGTTATGGGAAATCGAACAACCCTAGCAGATAACGCTACCATAAACTCGACCAAGATCGCTCAGATCGGGCGCCTATTTATGTCGAACGAGACCCAAGCAGCATCCATTCTCAAGGATATGCTGCGTGACCCCAAGGATCCTAGTAAGCTGAGACCTGGTTATATAGTAGCCTTCGTAGCCGGGCAGAGGTTCTCTTCACAAGGCTATGAATACTACATGTTGGGTGGAGGGGGTGACGAGAGTAAAAAGCAGTGGTTCATTCGGATAGGCGGGTTGAATATTACTCAATTCCTCTACGAGGACGAGTTCACACCTAAACCATACTTCTGGGAGAATACGATACTGGGTAAGATGTGGCCCTTTGAATTGCTAGGGTTTGTCGATAGATCGGGTAGGCTGCAAGGCACGGAGTATAAGCTTGGTTACATCGCGCTCTACATGAAGCAGCTAAAGTACACTGGGGAAGGTGGGTTGTTAAAGCTCGTCTTCAAATCCTCCAGCCTAGACAACCCAAGTGAGGGCGTGTTCGCTGCTGTGTTGGTGTATAAGGTGCAGCTCTAAGCTTCTTTCGGCTTACTGTTCTTGTAGCGCTCAACCAACCTATAGGTAGCGTATTTGTCCTCTAGTGAGAACTTCGGTGGATGTGGATACACGGTTTCGCTTCCGCATCGGCGGCAGATCTTTGATAGCGTGTAGATCTGGCATCGGTCACATCTACGAAGAAGCTTTTCCAAGATTTTATCAGCTCCTTGTGAAGGAGAAGAATGCGTTGTTCTTCTGAAGGATGCTTTTGGCTTTGTTAAGTGCTGCGTCTAAAGCCCTCTCGGCAACCTTGTAGTTCTCCGCTGTGACGGTTATCATATATTTTGAGGCTGCGAGATAAGTTATCTTCACCTCAGCCCCACCGCTCTTAACCTTTTCGGCAGCGTCTAACGCCTCCTTAATTATATCGATACCATTTGGGCTAAGAGACCTAGCCTCAATAACCCCCTTAATATTAACAGTTGGGAGAGTTATCTTCTCCTTTGCTACTTGTTCTAACGTCGCAACGTATTCAGCCGGGAGGTTCAAGCCTTCGAAGGCTTTCACCCCTTTGGCGACCAACTCCTCAAGCGCTTCATATAGATCGTCATACTCCTTCAGTATAGCATCCTCATACTTCACAGCTTCTTCTTCAGTCAAGTTGAGCCTCTTCTTAACCGTGTTGAACACGTTTCTGGCTTTCTCCGCCCGTTTGATCTGAAGCATCTTAGCCCTTCTTTCTTCATCAGTAACCTGCCTGAGTGAGAGGTCTACCTCACGCCTAACCTTGTTTACCCTTATCACCTTAAGGACCAGCTTCTGGTTCTCCTGCACATATCTACTGATATTCCTAACCCAACCCGTGGATATTTCTGAGATATGCAGGAAGCCTTTTAACCCACCGTATTCGTCTAAAGTCACGTAGACTCCATATGGTGTTATCTCAGTTACCGTAGCGTAGACCAGCTCACCCTCTTCAGGTAGATCTTGCGCAGCCTCCAAACCTAAGCCTCCAACATCAGGCACAACACTATGGTACTTGAACCTTACCTTGTATAGTAGATGGTAAGGCTGATATAACAGTCTGTGGAAGTTTCTGTTGTTGGTTGATGTGGAGAAGGTGCCTGAGGTTGCGGTAGCGACGCTTGACGGTAGGGCATACTTCTTCATATCGAGCTTGCTGAAGAGTATGGGTATACGGTTCAAAAGCCTTACACCGAACGAGCAGATAGATGAGCGTGTGAAGCTTGTGCTCTCTACGAAAAAAGAGCGCCCTCTGATACCTTTTGACCGAGTGTTGTGTGTTGAGGATTTAGATAGCGAGTTGGCTACGGCTAAGATCCTCTATATGGTAAAGAATCCTGCTGGAGAATCTGCATATATTCTTGGCATCGACCCCGGGGTTAGGATAGGGATTTCAGCATTCTACTTGGGCGATGAAGTGTATAGTTGTGTCGTCTACTCTGCCGCAAAGGCTGCGAACATAGTCTCTAAGCTTCTCAGGAGCACCCCGGCTAAAAAGAAGGTAGTGAGGATAGGTGATGGGAATATTGATGTAGCGTTAAAGATAGCTGAGGCTTTAGCGGATGAATTTGACAAGCAGATTCACATAGAGATAGTAAACGAAGCCGGCACCACCGCATTGGCCAAGAGCAAGCCGAATAAGCGGTACGTAAAAGACCTTAGAGCGGCTAGGCTTATAGCGTTGAGGCAAGGAAGAGAACTCACACCCAACCTTATCAAGAGCTATGGGAAGTAGGAGGCTTTGAACGCTTCAATAGCGTAGTCATAAACCTTCTGCGGGTCGACGGGCCCGTGCTCACAGATTATCTTTGTGACGAGATCTGGTGGTGTGACGTCGAAGTAGATGTTTCTAACTTTAAGACCCTTTAAGCCCCTATGGATCTGTGAAGGCGACCTTTCTTCTAACCTAGGTTTTCTAAATAGTGTGCTAACACCTATCTTGAGGGTTTCAGCAGCGATGTAAAAGGGTATATTTGCTCTTTTGGCCGCTAAGGCTACTAGATAAGTTCCCATCTTATTGATCACTGAGCCGTCGGCAGAGATGGTGTCCGCTCCTGTAAGCGCTAGATCTACTTCTTTGGCGAAGTGTCCGATAGAGGCGTCTGTTATTAGCGTTACCTTGCACCCGCTTTTAGCAAGCTCCTTAGCCATAGCCCGACCTTCATAAAGCGGCCTCGACTCACTCACATACACCTCCAGATTAACCCTTGACGACGCTTTCTTGAGCGCCTCAAGGACTGTGTTGCTGAAGCTATGCGTCAACACCTTCGAAGCCCCTTCAAATATCTTGGCGGCGTGTTCAACACACCGCTTAAACGCTTCATCTTTGGTTTGAAGCCACTTCTTAACCTCGCTCCGCAACACCTCTTTAAGAGCATCCACATCTAAGCTTTTACTGTACCCCTCCATAACACGCCCAAGTAGATATACAACAGCATTCTCTATGGCGAGCATGCTCGGTCTCGCATCAGCTAACTTCTTAGCATAAAACTTGACGAAGGATATGTAATCTTCTACATCACCTCCTTTAAACGAGTCTGATGCTTTTACGAGGATTTCACCGGCCTTAGCAGCTAGCCAACTTGAGCCATGCGTCAAATCGTTTTTCACCTCTTTAAGGTATCTTCGTAGTCTGCTGCTCAACTTATGTGTGCTGGGCTTAACCCTCTCTAACGCATCAGCCAGACGAGGTACAGTGTTATACTGCTTGATCTCCTTCGGTTCGATCCAAGCGTAGGTTTCGTGCTCCCAATCCAACCTTATTTTGTTAGTGGGGGCTTTAAAGAGGAAGGGGTGAACGAGCCACAGTACATCTCTATCCTTGTCATAGGCGGGGAGAGGATCGCCTCTTTTCAGAAGCGCTTCTCTACCTATCTTTAACCCAGTCTCCTCCTCTACCTCCTTAAGTGCGGTATCTAGAGGCTGCTCACCCTCCTCAACATACCCGCTTACACCAGCCCAAGCGCCTTGATAGCTCCCAACTTTCGTGCTCCTCTTTAAGATAAGGATCTTACCTCGGTAGGCTAGGAATGAGGTGGCTACAGACCTTATCAGCAACGCTCCTCCGACTAATAGATCACATCTCACCTAAAAACCTGCTGACTGCCGTATAATCTTATATGGCGCTTTTGACCCAGATTTAACTAGATTTCTATGGTAACCAAGAGTAAAATAATGGAGGCGCTTTCAACAGTAATCGACCCGGAAATAGGCTTAAACATCGTCGAGCTCGGAATGGTCAAAGATGTTAAGATAGGGGATGGTAAGGTTAGGATAGTTATCGCTCTAACTGTGCCGAGCTGCCCGCTAGCCAACACACTAAAAAGGGATGTTGAGAGGGCTGTAGGTAATCTGGATGGTGTTCGGAGCGTCGCTGTAGAAACTACGTCTATGAGCCAAGAAGAGTTAAACAGCCTCAAACTGAGGCTTCAAGAGAAGTTCAGTAAAAGACCTTCTGCTATAGCTATGGAGAAGATGGATAAGAAGAATATAGCGCACATTATAGCGGTTGTATCGGGTAAAGGCGGTGTCGGTAAATCATCCGTCTCAGCCCTACTAGCAAGTGAGCTTAGAAGGATGGGGTATGAAGTAGGTGTGCTTGACGCTGATGTCACAGGTCCGAGTATAGCTAAGATCTTCAACCTAACCGAGAAACCCAGAATAGGGGAGAGAGGCGTAATACCGCTGACCACGAAAAGCGGGATAAAGGCGATCTCAATAAACCTACTTCTAGACAACCCTGAGAGGGCGGTTATTTGGAGAGGACCTATCGTAAGTAATGTGATAAAGCAGCTGTACTCCGAGGTCGATTGGGGCGACCTACACTTCCTCATAATCGACCTTCCGCCGGGCACGAGTGACGCACCTCTTACAGTCTACCAATCTATACCTATCGATGGAGCTATAGTGGTAAGCACACCACAAGATCTAGCCTTAATGATAGTAGCGAAGGCAGTTAACATGGCTAAAGCGGTAAATGTGCCTGTGCTCGGGCTTATCGAAAACATGGGCTACCTGATCTGCCCACACTGCGGACATAAAATCAACCTATTTGGAGAACCGAAGGGTGAAGAGGCTGCAAGAAGGTTCAACATACCGTTCTTAGGCGTTATCCCCCTCG
This sequence is a window from Nitrososphaerota archaeon. Protein-coding genes within it:
- a CDS encoding translation initiation factor IF-2 subunit alpha, yielding MKKYALPSSVATATSGTFSTSTNNRNFHRLLYQPYHLLYKVRFKYHSVVPDVGGLGLEAAQDLPEEGELVYATVTEITPYGVYVTLDEYGGLKGFLHISEISTGWVRNISRYVQENQKLVLKVIRVNKVRREVDLSLRQVTDEERRAKMLQIKRAEKARNVFNTVKKRLNLTEEEAVKYEDAILKEYDDLYEALEELVAKGVKAFEGLNLPAEYVATLEQVAKEKITLPTVNIKGVIEARSLSPNGIDIIKEALDAAEKVKSGGAEVKITYLAASKYMITVTAENYKVAERALDAALNKAKSILQKNNAFFSFTRS
- a CDS encoding ATP-NAD kinase family protein, whose amino-acid sequence is MNLKSDKIGFIVNPVAGIGGRVGLKGSDGEHIVEKALELGAKPVAPQRAKEFLSELKRLGVTPQLVGYDGEMGGDEAREVGFDFKALSPVKRSKTTAEDTKSAVKDCVNDGACLIVFVGGDGTARDVLDAIKEGVPVIGVPSGVKMYSAVFASTPRGAARLVYEYLRGRVAARLSEVLDVDEEKYRLGVLSIKLYGYLLTLSDPILLQASKMPTMITEDELENQKAIARRLVKEMSDDVIYILGSGTTTKAIADLLGLPKTLLGVDVIKKDRVIVNDANEAQILEAIRGKKAKIIVSPIGRQGYIFGRGNQQISPEVIRAVGRSGIIVIATRGKVATLDSLRVDTGDPQLDQHLEGYYQVIVDYNESQVLRCIA
- a CDS encoding NUDIX domain-containing protein, giving the protein MLIRSVATSFLAYRGKILILKRSTKVGSYQGAWAGVSGYVEEGEQPLDTALKEVEEETGLKIGREALLKRGDPLPAYDKDRDVLWLVHPFLFKAPTNKIRLDWEHETYAWIEPKEIKQYNTVPRLADALERVKPSTHKLSSRLRRYLKEVKNDLTHGSSWLAAKAGEILVKASDSFKGGDVEDYISFVKFYAKKLADARPSMLAIENAVVYLLGRVMEGYSKSLDVDALKEVLRSEVKKWLQTKDEAFKRCVEHAAKIFEGASKVLTHSFSNTVLEALKKASSRVNLEVYVSESRPLYEGRAMAKELAKSGCKVTLITDASIGHFAKEVDLALTGADTISADGSVINKMGTYLVALAAKRANIPFYIAAETLKIGVSTLFRKPRLEERSPSQIHRGLKGLKVRNIYFDVTPPDLVTKIICEHGPVDPQKVYDYAIEAFKASYFP
- a CDS encoding Mrp/NBP35 family ATP-binding protein — its product is MVTKSKIMEALSTVIDPEIGLNIVELGMVKDVKIGDGKVRIVIALTVPSCPLANTLKRDVERAVGNLDGVRSVAVETTSMSQEELNSLKLRLQEKFSKRPSAIAMEKMDKKNIAHIIAVVSGKGGVGKSSVSALLASELRRMGYEVGVLDADVTGPSIAKIFNLTEKPRIGERGVIPLTTKSGIKAISINLLLDNPERAVIWRGPIVSNVIKQLYSEVDWGDLHFLIIDLPPGTSDAPLTVYQSIPIDGAIVVSTPQDLALMIVAKAVNMAKAVNVPVLGLIENMGYLICPHCGHKINLFGEPKGEEAARRFNIPFLGVIPLDPKMAEMADSGLIEDYRSHAFAEVATNFKNVVLKRLVDTSPIGWRKIS
- a CDS encoding ribosome biogenesis protein, giving the protein MEKLLRRCDRCQIYTLSKICRRCGSETVYPHPPKFSLEDKYATYRLVERYKNSKPKEA